A DNA window from Bombus vancouverensis nearcticus chromosome 6, iyBomVanc1_principal, whole genome shotgun sequence contains the following coding sequences:
- the LOC117159797 gene encoding putative salivary secreted peptide encodes MGAQKAIAYLAIVAVAVIFAQVNTAPQVGHYAANNTNKSHNLIVGYRMPGDRLVLRQSVVKNSSWGRIVVEERTFNVSRWERITMIQALDQKTNGNGAYASITNGGPGNQNVSIRLKSQRGHGINFVIEIYSRY; translated from the coding sequence ATGGGAGCGCAAAAAGCGATCGCTTACTTGGCAATAGTTGCCGTAGCTGTAATCTTTGCGCAAGTAAACACGGCTCCGCAAGTCGGTCACTATGCCGCCAACAACACAAACAAGTCACACAACTTGATCGTTGGGTACAGAATGCCTGGTGACAGGCTTGTACTCAGACAGAGTGTCGTTAAGAATTCTTCCTGGGGAAGGATCGTCGTCGAAGAAAGAACATTCAACGTCTCAAGGTGGGAAAGGATCACCATGATCCAGGCACTTGATCAGAAAACCAATGGTAACGGTGCCTACGCCAGCATTACCAACGGTGGCCCAGGAAACCAGAACGTTAGCATCCGACTAAAGAGCCAGAGGGGTCATGGAATCAACTTCGTCATCGAGATATACTCACGATACTAA